GGGGAACCGCCACGGACATTGCGGACTTCGCGGTGGAACACGAGATGAGTGTGGAGTCTGCAGGCGAAAACGGCGTTGCCTGCGGGCTCGTCAGCAAGTCCTTTGGCGTGGCGGAGGTGCTTGTATCCCCCCGGTCAAACCTCATCGGCACCGATGTTTACCCCGGCATGGTCACGGAGAGCGGATCCCTGGTGGTGCTGGCACACCAGCGGGCCGGAAAGGCCACTGCCGGCAACACTCCTGCCACACGGGCCACAGGGGTCAAGGCCGGCGACACATTATTGTTGCAGGGCAGCTGGGTGGCTCTCGACAAGCACACGCAGGACCAAAACGTCCTCCTCGTCGACTCCCCGGACGCCATCCGCCGCCAGACGGTCCCGCTTGGCCCCGGAGCCATCCCGGCACTGGTGATCCTGGCCGCGATGGTCGTTATGATGACGACCAACATCGTCCCGGCTGCCGTCGCGGCGCTGCTGGCAGCCATGGCCATGGTGCTGAGCCGCGTTGTCACGATCGGTCAGGCGCACCGATCCATGGCCTGGCAGACCTTGATCCTGGTGGCCGGCATGATCCCGCTCTCGGCCGCCATCACTAAAACAGGCACCGCCAAGATGCTTGCCGACGGCATTGTCACCCTCACCGGCGGCGGCAGCCCCTACCTGCTGCTGGTCGGCATCTTCCTTGTCACGGCCGTGCTGGGCCAGCTCATCAGCAACACGGCCACCGCGCTGATCATCATCCCCATCGCCTTGTCAGTTGCCACGGAGGCGGGCCTGTCACCCATCACGGTGCTCATGTGTGTCAGCGTGGCGTCCGCCGCGGCGCTGCTGACGCCCATCGCCACTCCGGCCAACATGATGATCATGCGCCCCGCAGGATACAAGTTTGGCGACTACTGGAAGTTCGGTGCGGTCATCATGGCCCTCTACCTGGTGGTGGCGGTGTTCCTGGTGCCGGTGTTCTGGCCCTTCTAAACCTGCCACCCAGCCCGCCGTCGAATCTAACCCTGCGACCCAGCCCGCCGTCGAATCTAACCCTGCGACCCAGCCCGCCGTCGAATCTAAACCTGCCACCCAGCCCGCCGTCGAATCTAACCCTGCGACCCAGCCCGCCGTCGAAAAATGATCGCGGTTCCGCCAAATGATTCTGGGATTCCGGGAGCAGAAAGCGTGATCGGGATCATTTCCCCAAACGAACTTTGCCGGGAAACAGAAAAGTCCCCAATCCGAAGACTGGGGACTTTCCTTGTGGAGTTGCGGGGACAGGATTTGAACCTGTGACCTCCGGGTTATGAGCCCGGCGAGCTACCGAACTGCTCCACCCCGCGATGTGATTATTACTTTACCGTGCATTGTCTCGCAGGCAAAACTGTGGACACGTGACGTTCATCTCCCCTGCTGCCGACCAGGGGAAAGGCCCCGGACCAAGTGGTGCGTCCGGGGCCTTTCAGTCATGCACGACGCGGAACTAGGGTGCCGCGCTCGGCGAGGGCGTCGCCTCCGGTGCTGGCGTTGCGCCCGCACCTTCCGCGGCCAGCGCTGCGGCAATCGCAGCCTCCAACTGCTTCTGGGCCACACCGTAGGCGGCAAAGTCACCCTTGGCCAAGGCGGCCTGTCCGGCCTGCAGGGCCGTGTTTGCGTCACTGAGCGCCTGGGTGAGGGCCGCATTGTCACCGGCCCCGGGCGTGGCGGTGCCGCCTTCCGCGGAACCGCCTGTGCCGGGCTTTTGGACGCCAACATCGCCCGCGGCGGCACCGGAGTCGCCACCAAACAGCTTGTCCAGGGCCTCATTCAACGTGGGCGCATAACCAATCTTGTCACCGAAGGCCACGAGGACGCGCTGCAGCGTGGGGTACGACGTGGAGCCCGTTGACTGCACATAGACCGGTTGCACATACAACATGCCACCGCCCATGGGGAGCGTGAGCAGGTTGCCGTTGATGACATCGGACTGTCCCAGCTTCAGCACGTTCAGCTGCTCGGAAACAGTGGGGTCGGACTGGAAGGTGTTTTGCACCTGACCGGGACCGGGCACCTGGGTGGCATCCGGCAGCTGCAGGAGCTGCAGCTTCCCGTAGTCGGGGCTTTTGACACCCTTGACGTTGCCGGCATCACCGTTGGCAGCCATGAAGCCGTACAGGATGTTGCGGGAATCAGTGTTCTTGACTTCCTGCGGAATGAAGTCGGTGGTCAAGGAGAAGGCAGTCTTATCCTTGCCCGGCATCTTCAATGACAGGTAGTACGGGGGCTGCTTGTCAACGGCCTCGGTGGTGGGGTCGTCCGGG
This genomic interval from Arthrobacter sp. PAMC 25486 contains the following:
- a CDS encoding SLC13 family permease produces the protein MSEIATMLVILTITIVIFVWNKIPVEIVAIGVALLLFATGIIDIDDTFSGFGSQTVVLIAALFVVAEAIDAAGITTWMGGLLVRFAGDSRPRLIALIMLFTAFLTAVISVNGAVAALLPMVVVLAVRLGREPGQLLMPMAFAAHAGSLLVLTGSPVNILILEAAIGATGDGIGFFEFALVGLPLLIGTILIAIYLGPKLLPQRVPEATPKDLSNHPRVILSHYWPDEHELTRLRIPAASTHVGHAIEGVLPATRGDVHLISVQNSAGKPLTRDTLEAGNYLVVRGTATDIADFAVEHEMSVESAGENGVACGLVSKSFGVAEVLVSPRSNLIGTDVYPGMVTESGSLVVLAHQRAGKATAGNTPATRATGVKAGDTLLLQGSWVALDKHTQDQNVLLVDSPDAIRRQTVPLGPGAIPALVILAAMVVMMTTNIVPAAVAALLAAMAMVLSRVVTIGQAHRSMAWQTLILVAGMIPLSAAITKTGTAKMLADGIVTLTGGGSPYLLLVGIFLVTAVLGQLISNTATALIIIPIALSVATEAGLSPITVLMCVSVASAAALLTPIATPANMMIMRPAGYKFGDYWKFGAVIMALYLVVAVFLVPVFWPF